The Toxorhynchites rutilus septentrionalis strain SRP chromosome 3, ASM2978413v1, whole genome shotgun sequence genome includes a region encoding these proteins:
- the LOC129776295 gene encoding MKRN2 opposite strand protein isoform X3 codes for MFSVPNRCPLCNGNLEQCREFLPFTLPYPFISATESPCSVILRPSRGDFLRDFHNRINLHIALTDSRGSIVEFDSPGLMYTASKNVDKSLWKQCLLIAKVPESWFGEWDRQIYHVARERGWDQMKYDEQTLNCYSFVLDFVRLLRYDSLTANDSNEFCTKYVLPKTVLAAKYITIFRRIEEHGMWKEHHR; via the exons ATGTTTTCGGTACCGAACCGATGTCCACTTTGCAATGGAAATTTGGAACAATGCAGGGAATTTCTGCCTTTCAC TTTACCATATCCGTTCATCAGTGCCACAGAAAGCCCCTGCTCTGTGATACTGCGACCGTCACGTGGAGATTTTTTGAGAGATTTTCATAATAGAATCAATTTACACATAGCTCTGACCGATTCTCGAGGGTCAATAGTGGAATTTGACAGCCCGGGCCTAATGTACACCGCTTCAAAGAACGTAGACAAATCGCTGTGGAAACAATGCCTGCTGATCGCAAAAGTACCTGAATCGTGGTTCGGTGAATGGGATCGACAAATATACCACGTAGCTAGAGAACGGGGTTGGGACCAGATGAAATATGATGAACAAACTTTGAATTGCTACAGCTTCGTATTGGATTTTGTGCGGTTACTCAGATATGATTCGTTGACTGCCAATGATAG CAATGAGTTCTGTACAAAGTACGTTCTACCGAAAACTGTTCTCGCAGCTAAATACATAACAATTTTTAGAAGAATTGAAGAACATGGAATGTGGAAGGAACACCATCGGTGA
- the LOC129776295 gene encoding MKRN2 opposite strand protein isoform X1 has product MPHSNDPDIICFKHCGNDIFMFSVPNRCPLCNGNLEQCREFLPFTLPYPFISATESPCSVILRPSRGDFLRDFHNRINLHIALTDSRGSIVEFDSPGLMYTASKNVDKSLWKQCLLIAKVPESWFGEWDRQIYHVARERGWDQMKYDEQTLNCYSFVLDFVRLLRYDSLTANDSNEFCTKYVLPKTVLAAKYITIFRRIEEHGMWKEHHR; this is encoded by the exons ATGCCGCATAGCAATGATCCTGATATAATCTGCTTTAAACACTGCGGAAATGATATTTTCATGTTTTCGGTACCGAACCGATGTCCACTTTGCAATGGAAATTTGGAACAATGCAGGGAATTTCTGCCTTTCAC TTTACCATATCCGTTCATCAGTGCCACAGAAAGCCCCTGCTCTGTGATACTGCGACCGTCACGTGGAGATTTTTTGAGAGATTTTCATAATAGAATCAATTTACACATAGCTCTGACCGATTCTCGAGGGTCAATAGTGGAATTTGACAGCCCGGGCCTAATGTACACCGCTTCAAAGAACGTAGACAAATCGCTGTGGAAACAATGCCTGCTGATCGCAAAAGTACCTGAATCGTGGTTCGGTGAATGGGATCGACAAATATACCACGTAGCTAGAGAACGGGGTTGGGACCAGATGAAATATGATGAACAAACTTTGAATTGCTACAGCTTCGTATTGGATTTTGTGCGGTTACTCAGATATGATTCGTTGACTGCCAATGATAG CAATGAGTTCTGTACAAAGTACGTTCTACCGAAAACTGTTCTCGCAGCTAAATACATAACAATTTTTAGAAGAATTGAAGAACATGGAATGTGGAAGGAACACCATCGGTGA
- the LOC129776295 gene encoding MKRN2 opposite strand protein isoform X2: MPHSNDPDIICFKHCGNDIFMFSVPNRCPLCNGNLEQCREFLPFTLPYPFISATESPCSVILRPSRGDFLRDFHNRINLHIALTDSRGSIVEFDSPGLMYTASKNVDKSLWKQCLLIAKVPESWFGEWDRQIYHVARERGWDQMKYDEQTLNCYSFVLDFVRLLRYDSLTANDSFFAAMSSVQSTFYRKLFSQLNT; this comes from the exons ATGCCGCATAGCAATGATCCTGATATAATCTGCTTTAAACACTGCGGAAATGATATTTTCATGTTTTCGGTACCGAACCGATGTCCACTTTGCAATGGAAATTTGGAACAATGCAGGGAATTTCTGCCTTTCAC TTTACCATATCCGTTCATCAGTGCCACAGAAAGCCCCTGCTCTGTGATACTGCGACCGTCACGTGGAGATTTTTTGAGAGATTTTCATAATAGAATCAATTTACACATAGCTCTGACCGATTCTCGAGGGTCAATAGTGGAATTTGACAGCCCGGGCCTAATGTACACCGCTTCAAAGAACGTAGACAAATCGCTGTGGAAACAATGCCTGCTGATCGCAAAAGTACCTGAATCGTGGTTCGGTGAATGGGATCGACAAATATACCACGTAGCTAGAGAACGGGGTTGGGACCAGATGAAATATGATGAACAAACTTTGAATTGCTACAGCTTCGTATTGGATTTTGTGCGGTTACTCAGATATGATTCGTTGACTGCCAATGATAG TTTTTTTGCAGCAATGAGTTCTGTACAAAGTACGTTCTACCGAAAACTGTTCTCGCAGCTAAATACATAA